GCCCCGCCCCCTGATTTAGCCGGCTGTCGCGCGCCATGTACTGCCCGTCGATGTTGCTCGGCCCCAGGATCACGGCAGGCGTGCCGTTGGCGAGCACGCATTCGCCAGCCGCGAACTGGGCAAACGCCGAGGGCGACCAGAGGACGACAGCGAGAACCGCGGGAATGAGCAGGCGCACGGCGGGCACTCCTTCGGGGAGGGTAAGTCTACAGCCCGACGTTGCTACACCCGCCTAATTCCCGGCAAGCGACCGCTCTGCGGCGAAGCGCCACAAATCGGCGTCGATCGTTACCCGCTCGGCGGGGCGCCGGAACCGAGTTCGACCGTCACGCCGCGCTGCGCGGCGAGCCGCGTCATCCGGTTGCGCAACTCGGCGAGCGACATCGATGAATTGGGATATTCGTAGAGCAGGCGCGCCGCTTCCACCTCGACGACCAGCGTCGCATTTCGCCGTGCCGCCTTTTCGATTGCCACGCTGGCGTAGCCAAGGATGTGCAATCGCGTATCCAGATCAGCAAGAAGTGACATGACAGTCAGACCTCCTCGTCGCCGCTGATCCGAAGATTAAGCAGCGGACGTCGCGGCTGACTGTTCGGAACTGCACACCGTCGCGACGGATCGCGAGGTCGGTTAATCAAACCGCAGCGGCAAGGCGCTTGCGCCGCGCGCCCCAGTCCAGACCGTCGACCGCGCCGATCGAGGAAACCGGATGACGGCGCGCGATCATGTCGGCGAGCTTCACCGGCTCCGACAACATCGGCCAGTGCCCGGTCGGCAGCGATTCCAGCGTCCACTCCCGCCCGGCCATGGGCGCGAACCACGGATCGCCGGAGGCGATCATCTGGCGCACCGCGTCGAGCGGGATGGTGCAGAGGATCGCGCGGCGCGGCACGTGCGGCCGATGCGAGCCGCGGAGGTGCACTAGGTCGGTTGCGACCTTCAGCGGCTGCGGCACCGCGAGATGACGGAAGAATGAGCGGTTGGCATCGTCGAGGCCGGCCAGCGCCGCCTCGCCCAGCGCCTCCCACGATGGCAGCGGCAGGCGCCCGCCGACCGCCGCGGCGATGGCGTCGGCACGGCCGTTCGGGCCGGAGAAATCGGCGATGCATTTGCCTTCCGGCACCGGACCCGAATCGACGAAGACGAGACTGGCGACCCGATCGGGCACGCGCGCCGCGACGATATCGACGATGGCGCCGGCGCCGCTGTGGCCGACCAGCACGACGTCATGCAGGTCGCCGGCGACGAGGAAATGGACGACGTCGGCAACGTGCGTCTCCAGCCCGATGGCGGGCGACGCCTCGGCCTTGCGCTCGCCGAGGCCCGTCAGGCTGAGCGGGAACGCGCGGTGGCCGGCAACCTTCAGCCGCGCCGCCACGTCGCGCCACGCCCAGGCGCCGATCCAGAACCCGCCTACCAGCACGAACGTCGTCATGGCCTCGCTCCCGTTCTTGAGGTTTGGGGATAGCGGGCGGCGTGGACAACTGCTGTCAGGAGTGCGGGTGACCGCTGTGGATGAGAGACACTCGTGGCTGCGAGGATGAGAGACACCCCTCCCCAAAACCGCGTTGCGGTTTTGGCCCTCCCACAAGGGGAGGGCTCAAGCGGAGTTTGGTGAAGCGCGATGTTTCAACAAAGTGACCCTCCCTTGTGGGAGGGTCAAACCGCCGAAGGCGGTTTGAGGAGGGGTGTCCCTCCTTCTTCAAGCAGCCGCGCCCAGCCACAAGCCTCCAGTCTTGCCCAATCCCCCTTGCCTCACTAGAACCACCGCCAAATCCCCTCCCTCGAAGGAATGACCGATGGGTTTCCGCTGCGGCATCGTCGGGTTGCCGAATGTCGGCAAGTCGACGCTTTTCAACGCCCTGACGCGCACCGCCGCGGCGCAGGCGGCGAACTATCCGTTCTGCACCATTGAGCCGAACACCGGCGAGGTCGCGGTGCCCGATCCGCGGCTGGAGAAGCTCGCGGCCGTCGTCCATCCGCAGCAGATCGTGCCGACGCGCATTTCGTTCGTCGATATCGCCGGTCTCGTGCGCGGCGCCTCCAAGGGCGAAGGGCTGGGCAACCAGTTCCTCGCCAACATCCGCGAGGTCGACGCCAACCTGCATGTGCTGCGCTGCTTCGACGGCACTGACGTCACCCACGTCGAGGGCCGCGTCGATCCCGTCGCCGACGCCGAGACCGTGAACACCGAATTGATGCTCGCCGATCTCGCCTCGCTCGAGCGGCGTGTGACGGCCCAGCGCAAGAAAGCGCAGGGCGGCGACAAGGAGGCGAAGGCCGAGGTCGCGCTGATGGATGCGGCGCTGGAACTGCTCAACGCCGGCAAGCCGGCGCGCCTGGTCGACGTGCCGAAGGGCGAGGAAGCCGCCTTCCGCGCGCTCAATCTTCTGACCTCGAAGCCGATCCTCTACGTCGCCAACGTCGACGAAGGCTCCGCCGCCGCTGGCAACCGGCACTCCAAGGCCGTCGAGGCGCTGGCGAAACTGGAAGGCGCCGGCTTCGTCATGATCTCCGCGGCAATCGAGGCGGAAATCGCGCAGCTCCCCGATGCCGAGCAGAAGGAATTCCTCGCCACTATCGGCCTGGAGGAGCCCGGCCTCGACCGCCTGATCCGCGCCGGCTACGCGCTGCTCGGCCTGATCACGTATTTCACCGCCGGACCGAAGGAAGTGCGCGCCTGGACGGTGCACAAGGGCGACCGCGCGCCGCAGGCGGCGGGCGTGATCCACACCGATTTCGAAAAGGGCTTCATCCGCGCCCAGACCATCGCCTTCGACGATTACGTGCGGCTCGGCGGCGAACAGGCAGCCAAGGACGCCGGCAAGGCGCGCGACGAAGGCAAGGAATACGTGGTCGCCGACGGCGACGTGATGCTCTTCCGCTTCAACGTGTGACGGCGTGTCGCGGCGTTTATTCTCATTCTAACTATCAACAATGTCGTGACCCAAACTGTGAAGGGCCGACCGGAACGGCGGCTGTCGCAACACGTTCTCCTGAGGCTGCGGGACTGAGCAACCAGGAGACTGAAAATGAAAACCTCCCACGGACTTCTCGCCCTATCCGCCGCGGCGCTGTTCACGATCGCCGCAGCCGCCACGTCGTTCGCCGAGGATGTCACCCCGGCCGCCACCGACAACTCGGAGTCAACCTCCGCGAACACTGACCTCACCGGCAGGGCTGTGCTGGGCATCGACATCAGCAACGCCGGCAATACGCCGGAGACCGTGCAGAATTTCTTCGCCGGGCTCTCGTCTGACGATCAGACGGGCCTCCGTGCCACATGCTCGCGGGTCCTGTCCGACGGCTCGGCGGTCGGCAACCTGGGCGTCATCCAGTTCTGCCAGAACTTGCAGGCCGGCTAACCGGCAGCGTGAAATCGCCGGTCCCGCGCATCGCGGGGCCGGCGTTTTTTCATGTCCGGTCGAGCAGCCGGTCGCCCTCGGCGAGCGAGCGGAACGGCCGGCCGTCGAGCGCCTGGCGCAGCTTCCGCGACAGATCGAGGTCGAGGTAAGGCTTGGGCAGCACCAGCCCCAGCCGCGAGAATTGCTGGCCGGCCAGCGGGTGCGCGTGGCCCGACGTGAACAGCACCCGCACGTCCGGCAATCTTTCCGCGACGATCTTCGCCAGCGCCGGTCCCTGCATCGGCCCGCGCAGGAAAACGTCGGTGAACAGCACGTCGATCGGCGTGCCCGTATCGACGACCGCAAGCGCCGACGGCCCGTCGATCGCGGAGAGCACGCGATAGCCCAGCCGCTCGACGCGCGACTTCGCCACCTTGAAGACGTCGGGATCGTCGTCGACGACCAGCACGACCTCGCGATTGCGCGCCATCTCGACCGTGCCCGGCTGGGGTCGCTCCGCCGGCGCCGACGCTGGCCCGACGGGGCGGCACGGCAGGTAGAGTCGGACCGTCGTCCCGTGCCCGGGCTCGCTGTAGAGGCGGAGCAGCCCGCCCGACTGGCGCGCGAAGCCGTAGGCGCCGGAAAGACCGAGCCCGCTGCCGTGCTCGGCGTCCTTGGTGGTGAAGAACGGCTCGATCGCCCGTTCGCGCACTTCCGCCGTCATGCCCGTGCCGGTGTCGGCAACCGAGATCAGCACGTAGTCGCCGGGCACGGCCTCGCCGTCGCTCTCGGTGAATTTCTCGTCGATCGCGATGTTCTCCGCCGCGATGGTGATCGTTCCGCCTTCCGGCATCGCGTCGCGGCCGTTGAGCGCCAGATTGACCAGCGCGCTCTGCAACTGGTCGCGGTCGAGCAGGCAGCGCGGAATGTCGTGCGCCACCGCGATCTTCACCTCGACCGAAGGCGGCAGCGTGCGGCGCAGAAGATCGGCAAGGCTGGTGATCTCCTCGCCGACGTCGACCGCGGCGGGCGTCAGCGCCTGCCGCCGCCCGAAGGTGAGCAGCCGGCGCGTCGTCGCTTCGGCGAGCCCCGTCGCCCTCGCCGCCGCCTGCAGCGAGGCGCGGATGACAGGGTCGCTGACCACCGGCAGCGCATCCTCGATGCCGTTCAGGATGACCGTCAGCAGATTGTTGAAGTCGTGCGCGATGCCGGCGGTGAGCTGACCGACGGCGGCGAGCTTCTGCGCGTGGCTGAGCTGCTCGCGCGCCAGCATGCCCTCGGTGACGTCGCGATAGACCATGGCGACGTGGCGGATGGTGCCGTCGGCCTCCGGCAGCGGAAACGCGCTCATCTCGATCTGCACGCGCCGCCCCGCGACCCTGACGTTCTGGAGCTGGCTGGCGTCGTACTCGAACGGCGGCGTCGTGACGCGCTCGCCCTCGAAGGCGCGCCGCAGGATCGCGACGATGCCGAGCCGCTCGCCGATATCGTCCTCGAACAGCGAGTATTCCGGCGGCGGCACCGAACCGAACAGATCCTTGAACGCCGGATTGGCGAGCACGCAATGGCCGTCGCTGGCAAAGATCGCGATGCCGAACGGCGAAAAGCGGAAGATGCCGTCGGCAAACGCTGCCGGATCGGCGATCCCCGCAAGGCGATCGGCCAGACGGCCCGGATAGGTTGTGTCAGTCACCGCATTCGTCCCGGAAATCCCCCTTCCCGGGGACTCCTTCTGTACGAAAGCGTGCACTACGACCGGCTGAAAGTCACGCCCGCGTAACCGGGCGGAGCGCCGTGTTTCCACGGCGCCCCGTTACACGAATGCGTTACTGCGCCGGCGGGCCCGCCCAGGCCGGCAGCGCGTCGATCTTTTCCTGCCGCCGCTGGTCGGCCGATTTCTTGTAGTCGTTGCCGAACGGTGCGGATTCGAACGAGCCGTATTCCGGGTTGGCGATCACGATCCAGTCGTGTCCGATGTGGGCGATGTTCTTGTCCAACGACGCCTGGCGTTCGGTTTCGGAGCCGCCGAAATCGTCGGAGAAATCGCCCCAGTTGTCGCCGAGCATCAGCAGCACGCGATAGTCCTTGGCGACGAAGTCGCGCCGCGTGCCCTTCTTCGACGTCCAGTCGGGCTGCTCCTTGGAAAACAGGAACGTGTCGACGTTGCCGCCCATCGGGAAGCCGAGCGCCTCGGCATTCTTGCGTGTGTCGGCCTCCTGCGTCTCGTCGCGGTTGGTGACGTAGAAAATCTTCACGCCCTTGGAGTCGGCATACTTGAGGAAGTCGAGCGCGCCGGGCACTGCCTTCGCCGCCTGCGCCTTCGTCCACGCATCGTACGTCTTGCCGGCGTAATCCTGCCCGGCCTTGATCAGCCACGACTCGTAGCCGCCGTTGTCGAGCATCGTCTCGTCCATGTCGGTGATGATGGCCAGCGGCTTGTCGGCGGCGTCGGTCTGCCCGAGCGCGCTCCACGACTTGTCGGCGAGCGCCTCGTCGAGGCGGATCTTCGCCAACTGGTACATCGACAGCGTGTTGGCCTTGAACTCGATCGAGTTCGAGACCCACAGGGTGGCATTCAGGAGATCGTTCTGCGGCACCGGATCGGCCGCGTAGGCACTGCTCATCGGGATGGCAAGCGCAAGCGCCGCCAGGAATGCTTTGCCGTACATCGAGTTCGCCTCTCTGTTGACAGGAATGGTTCGGGCCCACCAGCCAGATGCATCGAGCATAGCAAACAGAGCAACGGCATCGCGACAGGGATTCGGAAAAATAGTTTGCCGGCTTACTTAGGCGCGTTCGCTCGTCCTGGTGGCGGCATGTCCATTCCTCCCGCTCATCCCTTCAAGCGAGGGTCCATGTATCGCGGTCAGCAAATGTGGTCTGCCGGAACGGGGATACTCCTCCCACATGGATTGCCGCTTGCGCGGGGATGAGCGGAGACAGGCAGGCCCCGCCCTTCCATTTCCATTCGACGGCTCCGCAGGGCCAGCCCTAATCCGTCTGCGGCTCCGGCGGCGGGTCCTTCTTCGCCTTGTCTTCCCATTCGCGGAAAGCCGGATCGGCGAGTACCGCCTCCATGTAGGCCGCGCCCGTCGCGCCAAGCTTGACGCCGTAGGTGCGGAAGCGCGTCACCACCGGCGCGTACATCGCATCGGCGATCGTCCAGCGGCCGAAGAGGAACGGCCCGCCGCCCGTCTTGCCCCAGCTTTCGCGCGCCTCGCGCCACATCTTCTCGATGCGCGCGATGTCGGCGTTGGCGCCCGGATGGTTGGGGTTGTTGTGTCGATCGAGCAGCGCCATCGGCAGATGCTCGCGCAGCGGCCGGAAGCCGGAGTGCATCTCCGCCGAAATCGAGCGCGCATAGGCGCGCGCCGCCGCCTGCTCCGGCCACAGCTTCGCGTCCGCGAAAAATTCGGCGAGGTATTCGCCGACGGCGAGCGAGTCCCACACCCTGATCTCGCGGCCGTCGCGCTGGTGCACCAGGAACGGCACCTTGCCGGTCGGCGAAAGCTGGTTGAGCCGCGCCTTGCCCTCGAAGGTGCGGTAGCGGATCACCGTCTCCTCGAACGGCGCGCCGCTTTTCTTCATCGGCAGCCAGCCGCGCAGCGACCACGACGAGAGCGTGCGATAGCCGATGTAGATGTGGAACTCGGCCATGCGATCAGTGTCCTTCGAAGCTGACGAGGGTGTGCAGTTTGACGTCCTTGGCGGCGATGCGGCGGGCGCCGCCGAGATCCGGCAGGTCGATGACGAACGCCGCCGCGACGATGTCGCCGCCGGAGCGGCGGATGAGCTCGATCGCCGCTTCCGCCGTGCCGCCCGTGGCGATGAGATCGTCAACCAGCAGCACGCGCGCGCCCTTGTGGATCGCGTCGGCGTGAATCTCGATGGTGTCGACGCCGTACTCGAGGCTGTACTCCTGGCCGATGGTGCGCGCCGGCAGCTTGCCCTTCTTGCGGATCGGCACGAAGCCGCGGCCGAGCGCATGCGCCACCGCCCCGCCGAGGATGAAACCGCGCGCCTCGATGCCGGCGACGTAGTCGATGCGCTGCGTAATGAACGGCAGCACGAGTCCATCGACGGCAGCGCGCAGCCCGACGGGGTCGGCGATCAGCGTGGTGATGTCGCGGAAAAGGATGCCGGGTTTCGGATAATCCGGGATCGTGCGGATCAGCGCCTTGATATCGACGGTCGCGGTCATGGGCCCCCCGAAGAGACGCGCCTCTGCCGCCCCGCTCTTAGCAAACACGCGCCGGCAAAGCCATGCGGCGCGGCGCCGAAACGCGCGGATTAACTAAGACTTAATCTTGATTTCCGAGCGGCTTGGCGGCCTCGCCGAGCATGTTACGGTCGCGGCAGGTGCGGCGTGTCATGACAGATCTGGGAATTGCTAATCATGAAACGCACCATCCCCAATGCAATTGCGGCGCTCGCCGTCATCGGCTTCGCCGCGCAGCCGATCGCCGCCAATGCCGTCATCCGTCTTCCCTGCCCGCCGCTCGTCGCCGATCCGGGTCCTCTGCCGATGCTGGCCACCGTCGGCTTCATGCTTTGCGCCGGCCTCACGCTCGGCAAGGTAGATGCTGACGACGCCCGCGGCATCAGGAAGGCCGAGAAGGGCGATCACGTCCGCGCCCTCCTGAGCTGCCTGCTGCCCTTCCATTTCAAGCACAAGAACGTGGTCTCGGCGAAAGGCTAGAGCCGCCGCTTCATCGCGTAGCTTCAAATCAACCGCGCCTGGGCAACCGGCGCGGTTGATCTTTTTCTGGCTGGGCTTGACCCCACCCCCACCCCGCCCCTATGTTC
The sequence above is drawn from the Bauldia sp. genome and encodes:
- a CDS encoding glutathione S-transferase family protein, giving the protein MAEFHIYIGYRTLSSWSLRGWLPMKKSGAPFEETVIRYRTFEGKARLNQLSPTGKVPFLVHQRDGREIRVWDSLAVGEYLAEFFADAKLWPEQAAARAYARSISAEMHSGFRPLREHLPMALLDRHNNPNHPGANADIARIEKMWREARESWGKTGGGPFLFGRWTIADAMYAPVVTRFRTYGVKLGATGAAYMEAVLADPAFREWEDKAKKDPPPEPQTD
- a CDS encoding HAD family acid phosphatase, with translation MYGKAFLAALALAIPMSSAYAADPVPQNDLLNATLWVSNSIEFKANTLSMYQLAKIRLDEALADKSWSALGQTDAADKPLAIITDMDETMLDNGGYESWLIKAGQDYAGKTYDAWTKAQAAKAVPGALDFLKYADSKGVKIFYVTNRDETQEADTRKNAEALGFPMGGNVDTFLFSKEQPDWTSKKGTRRDFVAKDYRVLLMLGDNWGDFSDDFGGSETERQASLDKNIAHIGHDWIVIANPEYGSFESAPFGNDYKKSADQRRQEKIDALPAWAGPPAQ
- a CDS encoding adenine phosphoribosyltransferase, with the translated sequence MTATVDIKALIRTIPDYPKPGILFRDITTLIADPVGLRAAVDGLVLPFITQRIDYVAGIEARGFILGGAVAHALGRGFVPIRKKGKLPARTIGQEYSLEYGVDTIEIHADAIHKGARVLLVDDLIATGGTAEAAIELIRRSGGDIVAAAFVIDLPDLGGARRIAAKDVKLHTLVSFEGH
- the ychF gene encoding redox-regulated ATPase YchF — its product is MGFRCGIVGLPNVGKSTLFNALTRTAAAQAANYPFCTIEPNTGEVAVPDPRLEKLAAVVHPQQIVPTRISFVDIAGLVRGASKGEGLGNQFLANIREVDANLHVLRCFDGTDVTHVEGRVDPVADAETVNTELMLADLASLERRVTAQRKKAQGGDKEAKAEVALMDAALELLNAGKPARLVDVPKGEEAAFRALNLLTSKPILYVANVDEGSAAAGNRHSKAVEALAKLEGAGFVMISAAIEAEIAQLPDAEQKEFLATIGLEEPGLDRLIRAGYALLGLITYFTAGPKEVRAWTVHKGDRAPQAAGVIHTDFEKGFIRAQTIAFDDYVRLGGEQAAKDAGKARDEGKEYVVADGDVMLFRFNV
- a CDS encoding ATP-binding protein gives rise to the protein MTDTTYPGRLADRLAGIADPAAFADGIFRFSPFGIAIFASDGHCVLANPAFKDLFGSVPPPEYSLFEDDIGERLGIVAILRRAFEGERVTTPPFEYDASQLQNVRVAGRRVQIEMSAFPLPEADGTIRHVAMVYRDVTEGMLAREQLSHAQKLAAVGQLTAGIAHDFNNLLTVILNGIEDALPVVSDPVIRASLQAAARATGLAEATTRRLLTFGRRQALTPAAVDVGEEITSLADLLRRTLPPSVEVKIAVAHDIPRCLLDRDQLQSALVNLALNGRDAMPEGGTITIAAENIAIDEKFTESDGEAVPGDYVLISVADTGTGMTAEVRERAIEPFFTTKDAEHGSGLGLSGAYGFARQSGGLLRLYSEPGHGTTVRLYLPCRPVGPASAPAERPQPGTVEMARNREVVLVVDDDPDVFKVAKSRVERLGYRVLSAIDGPSALAVVDTGTPIDVLFTDVFLRGPMQGPALAKIVAERLPDVRVLFTSGHAHPLAGQQFSRLGLVLPKPYLDLDLSRKLRQALDGRPFRSLAEGDRLLDRT
- a CDS encoding alpha/beta hydrolase gives rise to the protein MTTFVLVGGFWIGAWAWRDVAARLKVAGHRAFPLSLTGLGERKAEASPAIGLETHVADVVHFLVAGDLHDVVLVGHSGAGAIVDIVAARVPDRVASLVFVDSGPVPEGKCIADFSGPNGRADAIAAAVGGRLPLPSWEALGEAALAGLDDANRSFFRHLAVPQPLKVATDLVHLRGSHRPHVPRRAILCTIPLDAVRQMIASGDPWFAPMAGREWTLESLPTGHWPMLSEPVKLADMIARRHPVSSIGAVDGLDWGARRKRLAAAV